In the Pseudoalteromonas sp. A25 genome, TGAAATTGCTGCGGTATCAACCCTTATAAGCAAAAAAGTAAAATCAAATGTCCCTCCAGAAAACCTGCATATGCTTGGCTTGTTTCATGACGCAGGCGTGCCGGCAATGGCAGTAAAATACCCCGATTATGTAAACGTGTTAAATGAGGCCAACAACAGCGACATATCACTAGTCACACTAGAGGGCAAAGCGTATTGCACCAACCACACGGTGGTGGGGTTTTATCTCGCATCAAGTTGGCATTTACCAAAACCAACATGCCAACTCATTTTACGCCATCATGATACCGAGTTTTTACATGAGCCACATGACCAAGAGTCTCTCGTTAGTTATGCAACATTAAAAATGGCTGAAAATTTAGTGCACACGCAAAAACGTTTTGTTGCTACCCCAGACTGGGCTGAAATACATTCAGAAGTGCTCAATGTGCTTGATATCGATGATGACGACTATCAAGATGTAGTTGAAGATGTACAAGACTTTTTTCAAGAGCGCTTTAGTTAACCCGAACTCGGGATAAGCAACATGCTACAGCACTGCACTTTTTTCGTATTTCTTCGTTGAATTCGCTAGCCATAGCTCGCTATTACATACGCGAACTCGCCTTGAACTTCACAAAAATAGCAGCACTGTATGATTTACTCTGGTAATGGACTGATAT is a window encoding:
- a CDS encoding HDOD domain-containing protein, translated to MININDEVIKDIKRGFNLPPKPELLEQLQTQLQHPEPELNQIAQLIATDLSTSAAVLKVINSPTYGMSRTITDIKQAVMFLGLDSITQLVTSCLLQQAFEQTKCCISLERFWDTSSEIAAVSTLISKKVKSNVPPENLHMLGLFHDAGVPAMAVKYPDYVNVLNEANNSDISLVTLEGKAYCTNHTVVGFYLASSWHLPKPTCQLILRHHDTEFLHEPHDQESLVSYATLKMAENLVHTQKRFVATPDWAEIHSEVLNVLDIDDDDYQDVVEDVQDFFQERFS